The following proteins are encoded in a genomic region of Colletotrichum higginsianum IMI 349063 chromosome 9, whole genome shotgun sequence:
- a CDS encoding DNA-directed RNA polymerase, with translation MAAVRLTASPGARAAAAAATSPLASRLWPNATANAATVLTTIPAATVAAAAAVAAATATTTTAVSALPSSSSSSSSSPPQWVLTRDRPKRHEPPNRYFNPFNATLSSSTGESPGKKPGDENKANLGKTLRILQDHLPTVLQSPLPQEILAPNISLHLFPTTHPHLPTVSGRVAYTAALWTSPIAWNRLPLVGNVRLSIISERVTKQPLHFAPLHPGAVPEQLVVRWCASGKKNGGAGHASGSGSALSPPTEGGLRTAEGGDNAFTGLFVFQFDAEGRILSHTIETVQEGGDWEKGVGAKVVGLTDWLLGGMRRQGESPSPAFNSLGKR, from the exons ATGGCCGCTGTGCGCCTCACCGCGTCTCCCggcgcccgcgccgccgccgccgccgcgacgtcCCCGCTGGCCTCTCGGCTGTGGCCCAACGCaaccgccaacgccgccaccgtcctgACCACGATCCCCGCAGCGACAGTcgccgcagcggcggcggtagctGCAGCGACCGCTACCACGACCACAGCAGTCTCGGCAttaccgtcgtcgtcgtcgtcgtcgtcgtcgtcgccgccccagTGGGTCCTTACGCGCGACAGACCGAAGCGCCACGAGCCGCCGAACCGCTACTTCAACCCCTTCAACGCGACCCTTTCCAGCAGCACGGGTGAGAGCCCCGGAAAGAAGCCTGGCGACGAGAACAAAGCCAACCTAGGCAAGA CTCTGCGCATCCTCCAAGACCACCTTCCGACGGTCCTGCAGTCGCCGCTCCCGCAGGAGATCCTCGCCCCCAACATCTCGCTGCACCTCTTCCCGACGACGCATCCGCACCTGCCGACGGTCTCGGGCCGCGTCGCCTACACGGCCGCCCTCTGGACGTCCCCGATCGCCTGGAACCGGCTGCCGCTCGTCGGCAACGTGCGCCTGTCCATCATCTCGGAGCGTGTGACGAAGCAGCCCCTGCACTTCGCGCCGCTGCACCCCGGCGCCGTCCCCGAGCAGCTGGTCGTGCGGTGGTGCGCGTCCGGCAAGAAGAACGGGGGAGCGGGGCACGCgtctgggtctgggtctgCGCTGTCACCGCCGACGGAGGGCGGCCTCCggacggccgagggcggaGATAATGCGTTTACCGGGCTGTTCGTGTTCCAGTTCGACGCGGAGGGCCGGATCCTGAGCCACACCATCGAGACCGTGCAGGAGGGGGGCGACTGGGAGAagggcgtcggcgccaaGGTCGTCGGGCTGACGGACTGGCTGTTGGGCGGGATGCGGAGGCAAGGAGAGAGCCCGAGCCCGGCGTTCAACAGTCTGGGGAAGAGGTGA
- a CDS encoding Major facilitator superfamily transporter produces MVLIYLGKKIYRSIKGPAKPLQPTAAEAKVAATGGTVEGEAAYQNKNCQATSAVTKSAKTCGHHFDSTFGPCPKCKSTRRAQLQYRCKVFAGLLLPFVVQDLDVTIIASALPWIASDFHETGQLNWIIAAFNLTSAAFIPFWGQMADIFGRHASMQACLVLLLVGSALCTGAPVAAFPVLLLGRAFQGLACAGLNVLVRIIVADKVSLRENAKNWSVFSLLGGVLGWGLGPVLGGYITSGSSWRWCFGINLPIAFASMLVIYFVLRSELLGPQPIPQLDETTDTGRRTTLRKRLQTIDVGGQVLFLFGLGLLILGLTWAGATYSWKSPAVLVTLILGILISALFVLWEYHMTPAKALARQFPWQKAMIPWELARNRDIGLLFYTSFATGMAMYSVLYFCNIYFTMVKLWSADRAGVQLLYFTPGLGGECELMMFVQDRKLTRNLPVGVYMSTFMCNSWPRKTFPPIFIGSVIEMVGIALLAWAIYTEHNPTVYGMMALTGVGTGLRVMPGTLHGIGFFPKSIAAVVSLMSVAYPFGGTFGLTVMTTVFNNVSGIGNNSPLRDFTTLKNLPAATQQQVTHEAKMGVVWAFVAICPFMVVCTVTTSLLGNISISKTDDGEGGGENIIYEGVYLLSWFRKRDATVNITTRKHHSGGEATLSES; encoded by the exons ATGGTTCTCATTTACCTGGGTAAGAAGATCTATCGGTCGATCAAGGGTCCGGCAAAACCACTCCAACCAACAGCGGCCGAGGCAAAAGTGGCGGCGACCGGCGGAACAGTGGAAGGAGAAGCAGCTTACCAAAACAAGAACTGCCAAGCGACATCGGCTGTGACGAAGAGCGCGAAAACCTGCGGCCATCACTTTGACTCGACATTCGGGCCTTGCCCAAAATGCAAGTCGACCCGGCGAGCGCAGCTGCAATACAGGTGCAAGGTCTTTGCCGGCTTGCTTCTCCCCTTTGTGGTCCAGGATCTGGATGTCACCATT ATCGCAAGCGCGCTGCCCTGGATTGCGTCCGACTTCC ACGAGACGGGCCAGCTCAACTGGATCATCGCGGCCTTCAACCTCACATCCGCGGCCTTCATCCCCTTCTGGGGCCAGATGGCGGACATCTTCGGGCGCCATGCCTCGATGCAGGCTTGCCTGGTGTTGCTGCTCGTGGGCAGCGCCCTCTGCACGGGCGCGCCCGTAGCCGCCTTCCCCGTTCTACTTCTAGGTCGCGCATTCCAAGGCCTGGCTTGCGCCGGGCTGAACGTTCTAGTTCGTATCATCGTCGCCGATAAGGTTTCGCTACGCGAGAATGCCAAAAACTGGTCCGTCTTCTCGTTACTTGGCGGTGTCTTGGGATGGGGACTCGGTCCGGTTCTAGGAG GCTACATCACCAGCGGCTCGTCCTGGAGGTGGTGCTTTGGCATCAACCTGCCTATCGCGTTCGCCAGCATGCTCGTCATATACTTCGTCCTCCGGTCCGAACTCCTGGGCCCGCAGCCGATCCCCCAGCTCGACGAGACAACCGACACCGGCCGACGGACGACGTTAAGAAAGCGTCTCCAGACGATCGACGTTGGCGGGCAGGTACTGTTCCTATTTGGCCTCGGTCTGTTGATCCTTGGCTTGACGTGGGCCGGCGCAACATACTCCTGGAAGAGCCCGGCCGTTCTCGTGACTCTCATTCTTGGAATCCTGATCAGTGCCCTTTTCGTCCTCTGGGAGTACCACATGACCCCCGCTAAGGCTCTGGCTCGCCAGTTCCCGTGGCAAAAGGCCATGATCCCCTGGGAGCTGGCCCGCAACAGAGATATCGGGCTCCTCTTTTACACCTCGTTTGCCACGGGAATGGCCATGTACTCGGTTCTGTACTTCTGCAACATATACTTCACCATGGTGAAGCTTTGGTCGGCAGATCGAGCTGGTGTGCAGCTGCTGTACTTCACCCCAGGGCTTGGTGGTGAGTGCGAACTTATGATGTTCGTTCAGGATAGGAAACTGACAAGGAACCTCCCAGTCGGTGTGTACATGTCCACCTTCATGTGCAACTCGTGGCCGCGCAAGACGTTCCCACCCATCTTCATTGGGTCCGTCATCGAGATGGTCGGCATCGCGTTGCTGGCATGGGCTATCTACACCGAGCATAACCCGACCGTTTACGGGATGATGGCGCTCACCGGTGTCGGAACCGGCCTTCGCGTCATGCCCG GCACTCTTCACGGAATCGGCTTCTTCCCCAAGAGCATCGCGGCCGTGGTCTCTCTCATGTCCGTCGCCTACCCCTTTGGCGGAACGTTCGGCTTGACTGTCATGACGACCGTCTTTAACAACGTATCGGGCATCGGAAACAACTCGCCCCTCCGAGACTTCACGACGCTCAAAAACCTGCCCGCGGCGACACAGCAGCAGGTCACACACGAGGCGAAAATGGGCGTCGTCTGGGCCTTTGTTGCCATCTGCCCCTTCATGGTTGTC TGTACTGTCACTACCTCGTTACTTGGCAACATATCCATCAGCAAGaccgacgatggcgagggcggggGAGAAAACATCATTTACGAAGGCGTATACCTCCTCAGCTGGTTCCGGAAGCGTGATGCCACAGTGAACATAACGACTCGGAAGCACCATTCGGGCGGAGAAGCGACATTGAGTGAGTCTTAG